The Bubalus bubalis isolate 160015118507 breed Murrah chromosome 1, NDDB_SH_1, whole genome shotgun sequence genome includes a region encoding these proteins:
- the FTCD gene encoding formimidoyltransferase-cyclodeaminase isoform X3, with product MSRLVECVPNFSEGNNQEVIDAIAQVVAQTPGCTLLDVDAGPSTNRTVYTFVGRPEDVVEGALNAARTAHRLIDMSRHRGEHPRMGALDVCPFIPVRGVTMDECVLCAQAFGQRLAEELGVPVYLYGEAARMTSRQSLPAIRAGEYEALPEKLKQAEWAPDFGPSSFIPSWGATATGARKFLLAFNINLLSTKEQAHRIALNLREQGRGKDQPGRLRKVQGIGWYLDEKNLAQVSMNLLDFEVTGLHTVYEETCREAQELSLPVVGSQLVGLVPLKALLDAATFYCEQENLFLLEEEQRLRLVVNRLGLDSLSPFNPKERIIEYLVPQDGPEQSLVDQPLRAFIRAVGARSAAPGGGSVAAASAAMGAALASMAGLMTYGRRQFEHLDVTMRRLIPPFHAAVAELTAMVDADAQAFEAYLKATKLPKNTPEDKDRRAAALQEGLRQAVAVPLALAETVASLWPALRELALCVNLACRSDLQVAAKALETGVFGAYFNVLINLKDVTDDTFKDQPPARRPDAGSVGAGLAGGPAGVTAGQGTDGLHSPLQPLQTRPGGPDVGDMRGKDRGL from the exons GTGATTGACGCCATCGCTCAAGTGGTGGCCCAGACCCCGGGCTGCACACTGCTGGACGTGGACGCCGGCCCCTCCACCAACCGCACCGTCTACACCTTTGTGGGGCGCCCTGAGGACGTGGTGGAGGGGGCCCTGAATGCCGCCCGCACTGCCCACCGGCTCATCGACATGAGCCGGCACAGAG GGGAGCACCCCCGGATGGGCGCCCTGGACGTGTGCCCCTTCATCCCAGTGAGGGGCGTCACCATGGAcgagtgtgtgctgtgtgcccaGGCCTTTGGCCAGCGGCTGGCAGAGGAGCTGGGTGTGCCAG TGTACCTCTATGGTGAGGCGGCGCGGATGACCAGCCGCCAGTCCCTGCCAGCCATCCGGGCCGGGGAGTACGAGGCCCTCCCTGAGAAG CTCAAGCAGGCCGAGTGGGCACCCGACTTCGGGCCCAGCTCCTTCATTCCCAGCTGGGGGGCCACTGCCACAGGGGCACGGAAGTTCCTCCTGGCGTTCAACATCAACCTGCTCAGCACCAAGGAGCAGGCGCATCGCATCGCCCTCAATCTCCGTGAGCAGGGTCGTGGGAAGGACCAG CCAGGACGCCTGAGAAAGGTGCAGGGCATCGGCTGGTACCTGGATGAGAAGAACCTGGCTCAGGTGTCTATGAACCTCCTGGACTTTGAGGTCACAGGGCTGCACACCGTCTATGAGGAGACCTGCAGAGAAGCCCAG GAGCTGAGCCTCCCAGTGGTGGGCTCACAGCTGGTGGGCCTGGTGCCTCTGAAAGCCCTGCTGGATGCGGCCACCTTCTACTGCGAGCAGGAGAATCTgttcctcctggaggaggagcagcGGCTcaggctg GTGGTGAACCGGCTGGGCCTGGACTCCCTGTCCCCCTTCAACCCCAAGGAGCGGATCATCGA GTACCTGGTCCCCCAGGACGGGCCTGAGCAAAGCCTGGTGGACCAGCCCCTGCGCGCTTTCATCCGGGCCGTGGGCGCCCGCTCGGCAGCCCCGGGGGGTGGCTCTGTGGCCGCAGCCAGTGCAGCCATG GGCGCCGCCCTGGCCTCCATGGCCGGCCTGATGACCTATGGGCGGCGCCAGTTTGAGCACCTGGACGTGACCATGCGCCGCCTGATCCCGCCCTTCCATGCCGCTGTGGCTGAGCTGACTGCGATGGTGGACGCCGACGCCCAGGCCTTCGAGGCCTACCTG AAAGCGACAAAGCTACCCAAGAACACACCTGAGGACAAGGACAG ACGTGCGGCCGCCCTGCAGGAGGGGCTGAGGCAGGCGGTGGCTGTGCCCTTGGCGCTGGCAGAGACGGTGGCCTCACTGTGGCCGGCACTGCGAGAGCTGGCCCTGTGCGTGAACCTGGCCTGCAGGTCAGACCTGCAG GTGGCAGCCAAGGCCCTGGAGACAGGTGTGTTTGGCGCATATTTCAATGTGCTCATCAACCTGAAGGATGTCACTGATGACACGTTTAAGGACCAG CCTCCTGCAAGACGCCCAGACGCAGGCAGCGTTGGTGCTGGACTGGCTGGAGGCCCGGCAGGAGTGACGGCTGGGCAGGGAACCGACGGACTCCACTCCCCCTTGCAGCCCCTCCAGACACGTCCTGGGGGCCCAGATGTGGGGGATATGAGGGGCAAGGATAGGGGGCTGTGA
- the FTCD gene encoding formimidoyltransferase-cyclodeaminase isoform X2 encodes MGALDVCPFIPVRGVTMDECVLCAQAFGQRLAEELGVPVYLYGEAARMTSRQSLPAIRAGEYEALPEKLKQAEWAPDFGPSSFIPSWGATATGARKFLLAFNINLLSTKEQAHRIALNLREQGRGKDQPGRLRKVQGIGWYLDEKNLAQVSMNLLDFEVTGLHTVYEETCREAQELSLPVVGSQLVGLVPLKALLDAATFYCEQENLFLLEEEQRLRLVVNRLGLDSLSPFNPKERIIEYLVPQDGPEQSLVDQPLRAFIRAVGARSAAPGGGSVAAASAAMGAALASMAGLMTYGRRQFEHLDVTMRRLIPPFHAAVAELTAMVDADAQAFEAYLKATKLPKNTPEDKDRRAAALQEGLRQAVAVPLALAETVASLWPALRELALCVNLACRSDLQVAAKALETGVFGAYFNVLINLKDVTDDTFKDQVRQRISSLLQDAQTQAALVLDWLEARQE; translated from the exons ATGGGCGCCCTGGACGTGTGCCCCTTCATCCCAGTGAGGGGCGTCACCATGGAcgagtgtgtgctgtgtgcccaGGCCTTTGGCCAGCGGCTGGCAGAGGAGCTGGGTGTGCCAG TGTACCTCTATGGTGAGGCGGCGCGGATGACCAGCCGCCAGTCCCTGCCAGCCATCCGGGCCGGGGAGTACGAGGCCCTCCCTGAGAAG CTCAAGCAGGCCGAGTGGGCACCCGACTTCGGGCCCAGCTCCTTCATTCCCAGCTGGGGGGCCACTGCCACAGGGGCACGGAAGTTCCTCCTGGCGTTCAACATCAACCTGCTCAGCACCAAGGAGCAGGCGCATCGCATCGCCCTCAATCTCCGTGAGCAGGGTCGTGGGAAGGACCAG CCAGGACGCCTGAGAAAGGTGCAGGGCATCGGCTGGTACCTGGATGAGAAGAACCTGGCTCAGGTGTCTATGAACCTCCTGGACTTTGAGGTCACAGGGCTGCACACCGTCTATGAGGAGACCTGCAGAGAAGCCCAG GAGCTGAGCCTCCCAGTGGTGGGCTCACAGCTGGTGGGCCTGGTGCCTCTGAAAGCCCTGCTGGATGCGGCCACCTTCTACTGCGAGCAGGAGAATCTgttcctcctggaggaggagcagcGGCTcaggctg GTGGTGAACCGGCTGGGCCTGGACTCCCTGTCCCCCTTCAACCCCAAGGAGCGGATCATCGA GTACCTGGTCCCCCAGGACGGGCCTGAGCAAAGCCTGGTGGACCAGCCCCTGCGCGCTTTCATCCGGGCCGTGGGCGCCCGCTCGGCAGCCCCGGGGGGTGGCTCTGTGGCCGCAGCCAGTGCAGCCATG GGCGCCGCCCTGGCCTCCATGGCCGGCCTGATGACCTATGGGCGGCGCCAGTTTGAGCACCTGGACGTGACCATGCGCCGCCTGATCCCGCCCTTCCATGCCGCTGTGGCTGAGCTGACTGCGATGGTGGACGCCGACGCCCAGGCCTTCGAGGCCTACCTG AAAGCGACAAAGCTACCCAAGAACACACCTGAGGACAAGGACAG ACGTGCGGCCGCCCTGCAGGAGGGGCTGAGGCAGGCGGTGGCTGTGCCCTTGGCGCTGGCAGAGACGGTGGCCTCACTGTGGCCGGCACTGCGAGAGCTGGCCCTGTGCGTGAACCTGGCCTGCAGGTCAGACCTGCAG GTGGCAGCCAAGGCCCTGGAGACAGGTGTGTTTGGCGCATATTTCAATGTGCTCATCAACCTGAAGGATGTCACTGATGACACGTTTAAGGACCAG GTCCGCCAGCGCATCTCCAGCCTCCTGCAAGACGCCCAGACGCAGGCAGCGTTGGTGCTGGACTGGCTGGAGGCCCGGCAGGAGTGA
- the FTCD gene encoding formimidoyltransferase-cyclodeaminase isoform X1 — MSRLVECVPNFSEGNNQEVIDAIAQVVAQTPGCTLLDVDAGPSTNRTVYTFVGRPEDVVEGALNAARTAHRLIDMSRHRGEHPRMGALDVCPFIPVRGVTMDECVLCAQAFGQRLAEELGVPVYLYGEAARMTSRQSLPAIRAGEYEALPEKLKQAEWAPDFGPSSFIPSWGATATGARKFLLAFNINLLSTKEQAHRIALNLREQGRGKDQPGRLRKVQGIGWYLDEKNLAQVSMNLLDFEVTGLHTVYEETCREAQELSLPVVGSQLVGLVPLKALLDAATFYCEQENLFLLEEEQRLRLVVNRLGLDSLSPFNPKERIIEYLVPQDGPEQSLVDQPLRAFIRAVGARSAAPGGGSVAAASAAMGAALASMAGLMTYGRRQFEHLDVTMRRLIPPFHAAVAELTAMVDADAQAFEAYLKATKLPKNTPEDKDRRAAALQEGLRQAVAVPLALAETVASLWPALRELALCVNLACRSDLQVAAKALETGVFGAYFNVLINLKDVTDDTFKDQVRQRISSLLQDAQTQAALVLDWLEARQE, encoded by the exons GTGATTGACGCCATCGCTCAAGTGGTGGCCCAGACCCCGGGCTGCACACTGCTGGACGTGGACGCCGGCCCCTCCACCAACCGCACCGTCTACACCTTTGTGGGGCGCCCTGAGGACGTGGTGGAGGGGGCCCTGAATGCCGCCCGCACTGCCCACCGGCTCATCGACATGAGCCGGCACAGAG GGGAGCACCCCCGGATGGGCGCCCTGGACGTGTGCCCCTTCATCCCAGTGAGGGGCGTCACCATGGAcgagtgtgtgctgtgtgcccaGGCCTTTGGCCAGCGGCTGGCAGAGGAGCTGGGTGTGCCAG TGTACCTCTATGGTGAGGCGGCGCGGATGACCAGCCGCCAGTCCCTGCCAGCCATCCGGGCCGGGGAGTACGAGGCCCTCCCTGAGAAG CTCAAGCAGGCCGAGTGGGCACCCGACTTCGGGCCCAGCTCCTTCATTCCCAGCTGGGGGGCCACTGCCACAGGGGCACGGAAGTTCCTCCTGGCGTTCAACATCAACCTGCTCAGCACCAAGGAGCAGGCGCATCGCATCGCCCTCAATCTCCGTGAGCAGGGTCGTGGGAAGGACCAG CCAGGACGCCTGAGAAAGGTGCAGGGCATCGGCTGGTACCTGGATGAGAAGAACCTGGCTCAGGTGTCTATGAACCTCCTGGACTTTGAGGTCACAGGGCTGCACACCGTCTATGAGGAGACCTGCAGAGAAGCCCAG GAGCTGAGCCTCCCAGTGGTGGGCTCACAGCTGGTGGGCCTGGTGCCTCTGAAAGCCCTGCTGGATGCGGCCACCTTCTACTGCGAGCAGGAGAATCTgttcctcctggaggaggagcagcGGCTcaggctg GTGGTGAACCGGCTGGGCCTGGACTCCCTGTCCCCCTTCAACCCCAAGGAGCGGATCATCGA GTACCTGGTCCCCCAGGACGGGCCTGAGCAAAGCCTGGTGGACCAGCCCCTGCGCGCTTTCATCCGGGCCGTGGGCGCCCGCTCGGCAGCCCCGGGGGGTGGCTCTGTGGCCGCAGCCAGTGCAGCCATG GGCGCCGCCCTGGCCTCCATGGCCGGCCTGATGACCTATGGGCGGCGCCAGTTTGAGCACCTGGACGTGACCATGCGCCGCCTGATCCCGCCCTTCCATGCCGCTGTGGCTGAGCTGACTGCGATGGTGGACGCCGACGCCCAGGCCTTCGAGGCCTACCTG AAAGCGACAAAGCTACCCAAGAACACACCTGAGGACAAGGACAG ACGTGCGGCCGCCCTGCAGGAGGGGCTGAGGCAGGCGGTGGCTGTGCCCTTGGCGCTGGCAGAGACGGTGGCCTCACTGTGGCCGGCACTGCGAGAGCTGGCCCTGTGCGTGAACCTGGCCTGCAGGTCAGACCTGCAG GTGGCAGCCAAGGCCCTGGAGACAGGTGTGTTTGGCGCATATTTCAATGTGCTCATCAACCTGAAGGATGTCACTGATGACACGTTTAAGGACCAG GTCCGCCAGCGCATCTCCAGCCTCCTGCAAGACGCCCAGACGCAGGCAGCGTTGGTGCTGGACTGGCTGGAGGCCCGGCAGGAGTGA